A genomic stretch from Methanofastidiosum sp. includes:
- a CDS encoding type II toxin-antitoxin system RelE/ParE family toxin, with protein sequence MSRTILLEKHALKFLEKLDKDTTCRIVEKLERLENDSIPPDARKLISLKQNSYRIRVGDYRILYRIEKDSIVVFSINKRSVVYKR encoded by the coding sequence ATGTCCCGTACTATTCTATTAGAAAAGCATGCACTTAAGTTTCTTGAAAAGTTAGATAAAGATACCACCTGCCGTATTGTAGAAAAACTCGAGAGACTCGAAAATGATTCTATCCCTCCTGATGCTAGAAAACTCATAAGCTTGAAGCAGAACTCATACAGGATACGGGTTGGAGATTACAGAATTTTATATAGAATTGAAAAAGACAGCATAGTTGTATTCTCAATAAATAAG